A stretch of Brassica napus cultivar Da-Ae chromosome C6, Da-Ae, whole genome shotgun sequence DNA encodes these proteins:
- the LOC125588709 gene encoding protein LHCP TRANSLOCATION DEFECT-like, with the protein MASSSSISFSCAPSLFSIKPITSSSSFPKQLSSRFLGTRNLKIRIRPNRLGPSNGSRTTCWFKFGKNGVDAESAGIYGSQTRDDFDKDDVEQYFNYMGMLAVEGTYSKMEALLNLNIHPVDILLMLAATEGDKPKIEELLRAGASYSVKDADGRTAIDRANSEEIRDLILGYSTQKA; encoded by the exons atggcttcttcttcttccatctccttctcatgcGCACCTTCACTCTTCTCCATCAAACCCatcacctcttcttcttctttcccaAAGCAGCTCTCCTCTCGATTCCTAGGAACCCGAAACTTAAAGATTCGAATCCGACCCAACAGACTCGGACCCTCCAACGGTTCAAGAACCACCTGCTGGTTCAAGTTCGGCAAGAACGGCGTCGATGCTGAAAGTGCCGGAATCTATGGTAGTCAAACACGCGATGACTTCGACAAAGACGACGTTGAACag TACTTCAATTACATGGGGATGCTTGCGGTAGAAGGTACATATTCAAAGATGGAAGCTCTTCTTAACCTAAACATTCATCCAGTCGATATCCTATTGATGTTGGCAGCCACGGAAGGTGACAAACCTAAGATCGAGGAGCTGCTTAGAGCTGGTGCTAGCTACTCGGTCAAGGATGCTGATGGAAGAACCGCTATAGACAGAGCTAATAGTGAAGAGATTCGTGACTTGATCCTTGGCTACTCCACTCAGAAGGCTTGA
- the LOC125588708 gene encoding uncharacterized protein LOC125588708 isoform X3 — translation MEDDVQAKALEEKLKSQLRLLELEHAVFERMVYKNKNQHRRCSYFQYLLKVRRDLRLLRTANMEEILRPCFHVMSGTGTKQKLHVLESLKLKKSPSILDRLRGALHLLSQMTEPILKAASGISVLLACSFFIGSSMTFLALLARLRVLIQQILLDAVSVFNSVTSTSLKKQSVKIAQEGVEVGLSFFVGPFGCFLKLFNNHNCESSKPLEENVSEDVTTKDSLVQYRTSVSSLGEDLSQLPEADNGGVTVTKSSIAIAETASSKTNNVLLPEVSENPGDATTRDCSIQYQTSVCPLGEEISPLPEADSGGVTVTESSTPTAETASSKTNNALQPEVSDKPEDATTRDCSVQYETFVSPFGEDMSLSLPEADKDVGGTVTESSNLIAKAEPEDLEKPDDESTKPVTPAKINADTIKPSCRATKVAFLRVKRPFAEITPNPTEEPPRKKQKTGEKDKKEAKEDGFYNLLIRGTHKDSLF, via the exons ATGGAGGATGATGTACAAGCCAAAGCTCTAGAGGAGAAGCTGAAGAGTCAGCTTCGTCTTCTCGAGCTTGAGCACGCAGTCTTCGAGAGAATGGTTTACAAGAACAAGAACCAGCATCGTAGATGCTCCTACTTTCAGTACCTTCTCAAG GTGAGAAGGGATCTGAGGCTTTTGAGAACAGCAAACATGGAGGAGATTCTTAGACCTTGCTTTCATGTTATGTCTGGGACAGGAACTAAACAGAAACTCCATGTTTTGGAGAG CTTGAAGTTGAAGAAATCTCCAAGTATCTTGGATCGACTTCGTGGAGCTCTTCATCTACTCTCACAG ATGACTGAACCCATCTTGAAGGCAGCTAG TGGCATATCCGTTTTGCTAGCTTGTTCATTTTTCATAGGGTCTTCCATGACATTTTTGGCGCTGCTTGCACGTCTCCGAGTGTTGATTCAACAA ATATTGCTTGATGCAGTTTCAGTTTTCAACTCGGTAACCTCTACATCTTTGAAGAAACAGTCTGTAAAGATAGCTCAGGAAGGGGTTGAGGTCGGTCTAAGCTTCTTTGTTGGACCATTTGGTTGTTTTCTCAAACTGTTCAATAATCAT AACTGTGAGAGTAGTAAACCTTTAGAGGAGAATGTTTCAGAAGATGTTACTACTAAGGATTCGTTGGTACAGTATCGAACATCTGTTTCTTCTCTCGGGG AAGATCTCTCTCAATTGCCTGAAGCTGATAACGGTGGAGTTACTGTGACAAAAAGTTCGATTGCCATCGCCGAAACAGCTTCTTCCAAGACTAACAATGTGTTGCTACCAGAAGTTTCAGAAAACCCAGGAGATGCTACCACTAGGGATTGTTCAATTCAGTATCAAACATCTGTTTGTCCTCTCGGAG AAGAGATCTCTCCTTTGCCTGAAGCTGACAGCGGAGGTGTTACTGTGACAGAAAGTTCGACTCCCACTGCTGAAACAGCTTCTTCCAAGACTAACAATGCGTTGCAACCAGAAGTTTCAGATAAGCCAGAGGATGCTACAACTAGAGATTGTTCAGTTCAGTATGAAACATTTGTTTCTCCTTTTGGCG AAGATATGTCTCTTTCTCTGCCCGAAGCAGACAAAGACGTTGGTGGTACTGTTACAGAGAGTTCAAATCTCATTGCCAAGGCAGAACCAGAAGATTTAGAAAAACCAGATGATGAATCTACAAAGCCTGTTACTCCGGCAAAAATCAACGCAGACACAATCAAACCGAGTTGCAGAGCAACCAAGGTGGCTTTCCTACGTGTGAAAAGACCTTTCGCCGAAATAACACCAAACCCCACAGAAGAACCTCCaaggaagaaacaaaaaacagGCGAGAAAGACAAAAAGGAAGCAAAAGAAGATGGATTTTATAACCTACTCATCCGGGGAACTCATAAAGACAGTTTGTTCTAG
- the LOC125588708 gene encoding uncharacterized protein LOC125588708 isoform X2: protein MEDDVQAKALEEKLKSQLRLLELEHAVFERMVYKNKNQHRRCSYFQYLLKVRRDLRLLRTANMEEILRPCFHVMSGTGTKQKLHVLESLKLKKSPSILDRLRGALHLLSQMTEPILKAASGISVLLACSFFIGSSMTFLALLARLRVLIQQILLDAVSVFNSVTSTSLKKQSVKIAQEGVEVFREFYPKDEECFTLLDCVWKTDKYVLIETLQNCESSKPLEENVSEDVTTKDSLVQYRTSVSSLGEDLSQLPEADNGGVTVTKSSIAIAETASSKTNNVLLPEVSENPGDATTRDCSIQYQTSVCPLGEISPLPEADSGGVTVTESSTPTAETASSKTNNALQPEVSDKPEDATTRDCSVQYETFVSPFGEDMSLSLPEADKDVGGTVTESSNLIAKAEPEDLEKPDDESTKPVTPAKINADTIKPSCRATKVAFLRVKRPFAEITPNPTEEPPRKKQKTGEKDKKEAKEDGFYNLLIRGTHKDSLF from the exons ATGGAGGATGATGTACAAGCCAAAGCTCTAGAGGAGAAGCTGAAGAGTCAGCTTCGTCTTCTCGAGCTTGAGCACGCAGTCTTCGAGAGAATGGTTTACAAGAACAAGAACCAGCATCGTAGATGCTCCTACTTTCAGTACCTTCTCAAG GTGAGAAGGGATCTGAGGCTTTTGAGAACAGCAAACATGGAGGAGATTCTTAGACCTTGCTTTCATGTTATGTCTGGGACAGGAACTAAACAGAAACTCCATGTTTTGGAGAG CTTGAAGTTGAAGAAATCTCCAAGTATCTTGGATCGACTTCGTGGAGCTCTTCATCTACTCTCACAG ATGACTGAACCCATCTTGAAGGCAGCTAG TGGCATATCCGTTTTGCTAGCTTGTTCATTTTTCATAGGGTCTTCCATGACATTTTTGGCGCTGCTTGCACGTCTCCGAGTGTTGATTCAACAA ATATTGCTTGATGCAGTTTCAGTTTTCAACTCGGTAACCTCTACATCTTTGAAGAAACAGTCTGTAAAGATAGCTCAGGAAGGGGTTGAG GTGTTCCGTGAGTTTTATCCAAAGGATGAAGAGTGCTTCACCTTGTTGGATTGTGTATGGAAGACTGATAAATACGTCCTAATTGAGACATTGCAGAACTGTGAGAGTAGTAAACCTTTAGAGGAGAATGTTTCAGAAGATGTTACTACTAAGGATTCGTTGGTACAGTATCGAACATCTGTTTCTTCTCTCGGGG AAGATCTCTCTCAATTGCCTGAAGCTGATAACGGTGGAGTTACTGTGACAAAAAGTTCGATTGCCATCGCCGAAACAGCTTCTTCCAAGACTAACAATGTGTTGCTACCAGAAGTTTCAGAAAACCCAGGAGATGCTACCACTAGGGATTGTTCAATTCAGTATCAAACATCTGTTTGTCCTCTCGGAG AGATCTCTCCTTTGCCTGAAGCTGACAGCGGAGGTGTTACTGTGACAGAAAGTTCGACTCCCACTGCTGAAACAGCTTCTTCCAAGACTAACAATGCGTTGCAACCAGAAGTTTCAGATAAGCCAGAGGATGCTACAACTAGAGATTGTTCAGTTCAGTATGAAACATTTGTTTCTCCTTTTGGCG AAGATATGTCTCTTTCTCTGCCCGAAGCAGACAAAGACGTTGGTGGTACTGTTACAGAGAGTTCAAATCTCATTGCCAAGGCAGAACCAGAAGATTTAGAAAAACCAGATGATGAATCTACAAAGCCTGTTACTCCGGCAAAAATCAACGCAGACACAATCAAACCGAGTTGCAGAGCAACCAAGGTGGCTTTCCTACGTGTGAAAAGACCTTTCGCCGAAATAACACCAAACCCCACAGAAGAACCTCCaaggaagaaacaaaaaacagGCGAGAAAGACAAAAAGGAAGCAAAAGAAGATGGATTTTATAACCTACTCATCCGGGGAACTCATAAAGACAGTTTGTTCTAG
- the LOC125588708 gene encoding uncharacterized protein LOC125588708 isoform X1, whose product MEDDVQAKALEEKLKSQLRLLELEHAVFERMVYKNKNQHRRCSYFQYLLKVRRDLRLLRTANMEEILRPCFHVMSGTGTKQKLHVLESLKLKKSPSILDRLRGALHLLSQMTEPILKAASGISVLLACSFFIGSSMTFLALLARLRVLIQQILLDAVSVFNSVTSTSLKKQSVKIAQEGVEVFREFYPKDEECFTLLDCVWKTDKYVLIETLQNCESSKPLEENVSEDVTTKDSLVQYRTSVSSLGEDLSQLPEADNGGVTVTKSSIAIAETASSKTNNVLLPEVSENPGDATTRDCSIQYQTSVCPLGEEISPLPEADSGGVTVTESSTPTAETASSKTNNALQPEVSDKPEDATTRDCSVQYETFVSPFGEDMSLSLPEADKDVGGTVTESSNLIAKAEPEDLEKPDDESTKPVTPAKINADTIKPSCRATKVAFLRVKRPFAEITPNPTEEPPRKKQKTGEKDKKEAKEDGFYNLLIRGTHKDSLF is encoded by the exons ATGGAGGATGATGTACAAGCCAAAGCTCTAGAGGAGAAGCTGAAGAGTCAGCTTCGTCTTCTCGAGCTTGAGCACGCAGTCTTCGAGAGAATGGTTTACAAGAACAAGAACCAGCATCGTAGATGCTCCTACTTTCAGTACCTTCTCAAG GTGAGAAGGGATCTGAGGCTTTTGAGAACAGCAAACATGGAGGAGATTCTTAGACCTTGCTTTCATGTTATGTCTGGGACAGGAACTAAACAGAAACTCCATGTTTTGGAGAG CTTGAAGTTGAAGAAATCTCCAAGTATCTTGGATCGACTTCGTGGAGCTCTTCATCTACTCTCACAG ATGACTGAACCCATCTTGAAGGCAGCTAG TGGCATATCCGTTTTGCTAGCTTGTTCATTTTTCATAGGGTCTTCCATGACATTTTTGGCGCTGCTTGCACGTCTCCGAGTGTTGATTCAACAA ATATTGCTTGATGCAGTTTCAGTTTTCAACTCGGTAACCTCTACATCTTTGAAGAAACAGTCTGTAAAGATAGCTCAGGAAGGGGTTGAG GTGTTCCGTGAGTTTTATCCAAAGGATGAAGAGTGCTTCACCTTGTTGGATTGTGTATGGAAGACTGATAAATACGTCCTAATTGAGACATTGCAGAACTGTGAGAGTAGTAAACCTTTAGAGGAGAATGTTTCAGAAGATGTTACTACTAAGGATTCGTTGGTACAGTATCGAACATCTGTTTCTTCTCTCGGGG AAGATCTCTCTCAATTGCCTGAAGCTGATAACGGTGGAGTTACTGTGACAAAAAGTTCGATTGCCATCGCCGAAACAGCTTCTTCCAAGACTAACAATGTGTTGCTACCAGAAGTTTCAGAAAACCCAGGAGATGCTACCACTAGGGATTGTTCAATTCAGTATCAAACATCTGTTTGTCCTCTCGGAG AAGAGATCTCTCCTTTGCCTGAAGCTGACAGCGGAGGTGTTACTGTGACAGAAAGTTCGACTCCCACTGCTGAAACAGCTTCTTCCAAGACTAACAATGCGTTGCAACCAGAAGTTTCAGATAAGCCAGAGGATGCTACAACTAGAGATTGTTCAGTTCAGTATGAAACATTTGTTTCTCCTTTTGGCG AAGATATGTCTCTTTCTCTGCCCGAAGCAGACAAAGACGTTGGTGGTACTGTTACAGAGAGTTCAAATCTCATTGCCAAGGCAGAACCAGAAGATTTAGAAAAACCAGATGATGAATCTACAAAGCCTGTTACTCCGGCAAAAATCAACGCAGACACAATCAAACCGAGTTGCAGAGCAACCAAGGTGGCTTTCCTACGTGTGAAAAGACCTTTCGCCGAAATAACACCAAACCCCACAGAAGAACCTCCaaggaagaaacaaaaaacagGCGAGAAAGACAAAAAGGAAGCAAAAGAAGATGGATTTTATAACCTACTCATCCGGGGAACTCATAAAGACAGTTTGTTCTAG